In one Mucilaginibacter sp. PAMB04168 genomic region, the following are encoded:
- a CDS encoding histidine phosphatase family protein: MKHLLLIRHAKAEPDSPHGDFERALSAKGIKQATELAGKLNQYNIIPNAIVCSPAMRTITTAQILAKELHLSEPHTDPAIYEASEHTLLKVINLFPDEHDFMALIGHNPGISYLLLGLSGEIRDVPPCTAILVTFEVDSWQSVSPGSGSIAYYTSPKEAN; the protein is encoded by the coding sequence ATGAAGCACCTACTTTTGATCAGGCACGCCAAAGCAGAACCAGACTCACCCCATGGAGACTTTGAAAGGGCATTGTCTGCTAAAGGAATAAAGCAGGCAACAGAACTGGCTGGCAAACTAAACCAATACAATATCATACCCAATGCAATTGTATGCAGCCCGGCAATGCGTACCATTACCACGGCACAGATACTGGCAAAGGAATTACACTTATCAGAACCGCACACCGATCCAGCAATTTATGAAGCGTCTGAGCACACTTTACTAAAAGTTATCAACCTCTTTCCGGATGAACACGACTTTATGGCACTGATAGGCCACAACCCCGGCATCAGCTACCTGCTGCTCGGCTTATCGGGCGAAATAAGGGACGTACCGCCCTGCACCGCTATACTGGTGACGTTTGAGGTGGATAGTTGGCAATCTGTAAGTCCAGGTTCTGGCTCTATAGCTTATTATACCTCCCCAAAAGAGGCTAATTAA